In Tachypleus tridentatus isolate NWPU-2018 chromosome 7, ASM421037v1, whole genome shotgun sequence, a genomic segment contains:
- the LOC143256756 gene encoding uncharacterized protein LOC143256756: MNLIQIFAFLLGMLYLVETKVSRDEPVYSENIIYRYLLPTDDKLRYKSDVKPLKQVDARKELKKKEALFNNILMKKDLVEDKRPPAKESYNNPYVTYDFSIVNPYGYHTLHSIPQSYPNQNIPSYLDYGPFYPPYSPYSYRRPNTEIYPYRWYSGENDQHYKAHKTIENKESLPFQNGYYSSHDGHYVPYFTPSSFSYPNLPSFYRYQ; this comes from the exons ATGAATTTAATTCAG ATTTTTGCTTTTCTACTCGGCATGTTGTACTTGGTTGAAACTAAGGTGTCGAGAGATGAACCTGTTTACAGTGAGAATATTATTTATCGATACCTGCTGCCAACAGACGACAAATTAAGATACAAGTCTGACGTAAAACCACTAAAACAAGTGGACGCAAGAAAAGAATTGAAGAAAAAGGAGGCattattcaacaatattttgatgAAGAAAGATCTTGTAGAAGACAAACGACCTCCAGCAAAAGAATCTTACAACAACCCTTATGTCACCTATGATTTCTCAATAGTTAACCCTTACGGTTATCACACTTTGCATTCCATACCACAGAGCTATCCTAACCAAAATATTCCATCTTATCTAGATTATGGTCCTTTTTATCCTCCATACAGTCCCTACTCCTACAGACGTCCCAATACAGAAATTTATCCCTATCGTTGGTATTCCGGTGAAAATGATCAACATTACAAAGCGCACAAGACTATAGAGAACAAAGAAAGTTTGCCTTTTCAAAATGGCTATTACTCGAGTCATGATGGCCATTACGTACCGTATTTTACACCTAGTTCTTTCTCTTATCCCAACCTACCTTCCTTCTACCGTTACCAGTAA